Proteins co-encoded in one Nematostella vectensis chromosome 15, jaNemVect1.1, whole genome shotgun sequence genomic window:
- the LOC5506988 gene encoding outer dense fiber protein 3 isoform X1 yields MFANCTSFARKWEIFSQESLHVLAWVSANGLHYIYSVTSQSPRSPARTLALRTSKKQQDSNVKKLSEEQKMTVDVDCTEKEITIAAKCRGPGPAKYLLPGTVGKKNHDVRKTTNPAFSFGQRHRDFFTQISPGPKYMVPSGLTQCGKDGTPAFSLYSRAKEKNLSHVPGPGEYSPEKHSIPHERKAPSYSFGSRTKYAQKQITPSPNSYSLPALTGPKVVNKASAAAYSLTGRSNNGGFSEDLQKTPGPGTYKVTSPDKYRKRMAAYSMNGRNFMPGDSTQKPGPGQHSPEKVVMHHKAVPKVSFGIKHSEYSLPLVVDVLDVD; encoded by the exons ATGTTTGCTAATTGCACCAGCTTTGCAAGAAAATGGGAAATATTTTCACAAGAAAGTCTACACGTCCTCGCGTGGGTTTCAGCTAATGGTTTACATTATATATactctgtgacgtcacaatcgCCCAGATCACCCGCGCGCACACTCGCGCTAAGAACGAGCAAAAAGCAACAAGATTCTAATGTTAAAAAACTAAGCGAGGAACAGAAAATGACAGTAGACGTAGATTGTACAGAGAAGGAAATAACGATCGCGGCGAAATGCCGCGGGCCTGGACCAGCGAAGTACCTTCTACCAGGAACAGTTGGCAAGAAGAATCACGACGTGAGAAAAACGACCAATCCTGCGTTCAGCTTCGGCCAGCGTCACCGAGATTTTTTTACGCAAATAAGTCCAGGCCCTAAGTATATGGTTCCTTCTGGCTTAACGCAGTGCGGGAAAGATGGGACGCCGGCATTCTCGCTGTATAGTCGCGCTAAAGAAAAGAATCTTTCTCACGTCCCTGGACCAG GTGAATATTCCCCCGAGAAGCACAGCATCCCGCACGAGCGGAAAGCTCCCAGCTACTCGTTCGGCTCACGGACTAAGTACGCTCAGAAACAAATCACTCCCTCGCCCAACTCGTACAGTCTCCCCGCGCTCACGGGCCCCAAGGTGGTGAACAAGGCCTCAGCGGCCGCCTACTCGCTCACAGGACGAAGTAACAACGGCGGATTTAGCGAGGACTTACAAAAG ACCCCCGGACCCGGCACCTACAAGGTGACGTCACCAGACAAATATCGCAAGCGCATGGCGGCATACTCCATGAATGGTCGAAATTTTATGCCTGGGGACTCCACACAGAAGCCAGGGCCCGGACAGCACAGTCCGGAAAAG GTTGTGATGCATCACAAGGCCGTCCCAAAAGTATCATTTGGTATCAAACACTCGGAGTATTCTTTACCCTTAGTGGTGGACGTACTGGACGTGGATTAA
- the LOC5506988 gene encoding outer dense fiber protein 3 isoform X2: protein MFANCTSFARKWEIFSQESLHVLAWVSANGLHYIYSVTSQSPRSPARTLALRTSKKQQDSNVKKLSEEQKMTVDVDCTEKEITIAAKCRGPGPAKYLLPGTVGKKNHDVRKTTNPAFSFGQRHRDFFTQISPGPKYMVPSGLTQCGKDGTPAFSLYSRAKEKNLSHVPGPGEYSPEKHSIPHERKAPSYSFGSRTKYAQKQITPSPNSYSLPALTGPKVVNKASAAAYSLTGRSNNGGFSEDLQKTPGPGTYKVTSPDKYRKRMAAYSMNGRNFMPGDSTQKPGPGQHSPEKVVINRHSAPACTFGIRHTEYITLLKC from the exons ATGTTTGCTAATTGCACCAGCTTTGCAAGAAAATGGGAAATATTTTCACAAGAAAGTCTACACGTCCTCGCGTGGGTTTCAGCTAATGGTTTACATTATATATactctgtgacgtcacaatcgCCCAGATCACCCGCGCGCACACTCGCGCTAAGAACGAGCAAAAAGCAACAAGATTCTAATGTTAAAAAACTAAGCGAGGAACAGAAAATGACAGTAGACGTAGATTGTACAGAGAAGGAAATAACGATCGCGGCGAAATGCCGCGGGCCTGGACCAGCGAAGTACCTTCTACCAGGAACAGTTGGCAAGAAGAATCACGACGTGAGAAAAACGACCAATCCTGCGTTCAGCTTCGGCCAGCGTCACCGAGATTTTTTTACGCAAATAAGTCCAGGCCCTAAGTATATGGTTCCTTCTGGCTTAACGCAGTGCGGGAAAGATGGGACGCCGGCATTCTCGCTGTATAGTCGCGCTAAAGAAAAGAATCTTTCTCACGTCCCTGGACCAG GTGAATATTCCCCCGAGAAGCACAGCATCCCGCACGAGCGGAAAGCTCCCAGCTACTCGTTCGGCTCACGGACTAAGTACGCTCAGAAACAAATCACTCCCTCGCCCAACTCGTACAGTCTCCCCGCGCTCACGGGCCCCAAGGTGGTGAACAAGGCCTCAGCGGCCGCCTACTCGCTCACAGGACGAAGTAACAACGGCGGATTTAGCGAGGACTTACAAAAG ACCCCCGGACCCGGCACCTACAAGGTGACGTCACCAGACAAATATCGCAAGCGCATGGCGGCATACTCCATGAATGGTCGAAATTTTATGCCTGGGGACTCCACACAGAAGCCAGGGCCCGGACAGCACAGTCCGGAAAAG GTTGTCATTAACAGACATTCTGCCCCCGCCTGCACATTCGGTATTCGCCACACCGAGTACATAACCCTACTAAAATGTTAG